A genomic window from Photobacterium gaetbulicola Gung47 includes:
- a CDS encoding ABC taurine transporter, binding protein inner membrane component (COG0600), giving the protein MNNTVEQIDADHNVLSPVKVTGDAQEMLHEVVPAKKTAPQPHYRDTVGQDGELPLAPRLILALKKRTEKAPNYYGEPGQGDARLVSVISVIGFICLWALVTEAGWIKPLFLPSPISVVERLGDLVVNGFSGVSLGEHLLASLTRVFGAFALAAITAIPLGILIGTNVWVRGVLDPLIEFYRPLPPLAYLPLVIIWLGIDETSKITLIFLAMFAPIALSARAGVSSAKSEQIQAAYSMGASKFQVLYHVIIKSAMPEILTGLRIGIGFGWTTLVASEMVAAQAGIGYMVLNAAEFLVTDVVIAGIIIIGLIAYSFDLFMRWLEKKLVPWKGY; this is encoded by the coding sequence ATGAACAATACCGTTGAGCAAATCGATGCTGACCATAACGTATTGAGCCCAGTAAAAGTCACTGGTGATGCCCAAGAAATGTTGCATGAGGTTGTGCCTGCCAAAAAAACAGCACCACAGCCACACTACAGAGATACCGTCGGACAAGACGGCGAACTACCGTTAGCCCCAAGGCTTATTCTCGCGCTAAAGAAACGTACTGAGAAGGCACCGAATTATTATGGTGAGCCGGGGCAGGGGGACGCGAGGCTTGTCTCAGTGATTTCTGTCATTGGTTTTATCTGCCTGTGGGCATTGGTCACCGAAGCGGGATGGATTAAACCGTTGTTTCTGCCTTCTCCTATCTCGGTGGTAGAGCGGCTGGGTGATCTGGTGGTAAATGGGTTCTCCGGCGTGTCGCTGGGCGAGCACCTGCTCGCTAGTTTGACCCGCGTGTTTGGCGCGTTTGCCTTGGCAGCGATAACGGCCATCCCATTAGGGATTTTGATTGGTACCAATGTGTGGGTGAGAGGAGTGCTGGATCCATTAATCGAGTTCTATCGCCCGTTACCTCCGCTTGCCTATTTGCCGTTGGTGATTATCTGGTTGGGAATTGATGAAACCAGCAAAATTACCCTTATCTTCCTGGCGATGTTTGCGCCGATTGCGCTAAGTGCCAGGGCTGGAGTGTCATCGGCCAAAAGCGAGCAAATTCAAGCGGCATACTCGATGGGGGCCAGCAAATTTCAGGTGCTTTACCATGTGATTATAAAGAGTGCGATGCCGGAGATTTTGACCGGCTTACGGATTGGGATCGGTTTCGGTTGGACGACCCTTGTAGCGAGTGAGATGGTCGCGGCTCAAGCGGGGATCGGGTATATGGTGCTCAATGCGGCGGAATTTCTGGTAACTGATGTCGTCATTGCCGGGATCATCATAATAGGCTTGATAGCTTACTCTTTTGATCTATTTATGCGCTGGTTAGAGAAGAAACTGGTGCCATGGAAGGGGTATTAA
- a CDS encoding adenosylmethionine-8-amino-7-oxononanoate aminotransferase (COG0160), translating into MHLHSQQYTASDLLAMDKDTVWHHMTQHATQTVPMMVRGEGSYVWDIHGNQYLDASSGGVWCVNVGYGRESIAEAIKEQLVNLNYFAGTAATPVAAQFAAKLLELMPGMGKVYFSNSGSEANEKAYKIVRQIAAKKYGGKKHKILYRERDYHGTTITCLSSTGQEERRSQYGPFTPGFVEFPHCCEYRSQFGDVENYGELAAKAFEDVILQEGPDTVGAVVIEPITAGGGVITPPEGYLPAVEAICRKYDILLHVDEVVCGLGRTGAWFGYQHYGIKPDIVTMAKGVASAYAAISCTVVTEEVFNFFAEEPLERESFFRDISTYGGCTAGPAAALENLNIIEQENLVENAAHMGEYLRAQLEVLKARFPLIGDVRGKGLFLGLELVEDPVTKQPVNENVVMQVVVLCAKHGVLIGRTNRSFRLYNNTLCLSPMLTLTRDEADSIILALDRAFTELAL; encoded by the coding sequence ATGCATTTGCACAGCCAGCAATATACTGCCAGTGACTTATTGGCGATGGACAAAGACACCGTTTGGCACCATATGACTCAGCACGCGACACAAACAGTTCCAATGATGGTGCGTGGTGAGGGAAGCTATGTCTGGGATATTCACGGCAATCAGTATTTGGATGCCTCATCAGGGGGAGTATGGTGCGTCAATGTTGGGTATGGGCGCGAGAGCATCGCAGAGGCTATCAAGGAACAATTGGTTAACCTCAACTACTTTGCTGGTACGGCGGCGACTCCTGTTGCGGCGCAATTTGCAGCTAAACTGCTGGAATTGATGCCAGGTATGGGAAAGGTGTATTTCTCAAACTCTGGTTCGGAAGCTAATGAGAAGGCGTATAAAATTGTCCGCCAGATAGCAGCAAAAAAATACGGGGGCAAAAAGCATAAGATCCTTTACCGTGAGCGGGATTACCACGGCACAACGATTACCTGTCTCAGTTCCACGGGCCAGGAAGAGCGTCGAAGCCAGTATGGGCCGTTTACTCCGGGGTTTGTCGAGTTCCCCCATTGCTGCGAATACCGCAGTCAGTTTGGTGATGTGGAAAATTACGGTGAGTTGGCCGCCAAGGCATTTGAGGACGTGATATTGCAAGAAGGGCCCGACACCGTGGGTGCCGTCGTGATAGAGCCGATCACTGCGGGGGGCGGGGTGATCACACCGCCAGAGGGGTATTTGCCTGCTGTAGAAGCAATCTGCCGCAAATACGATATCCTGCTTCATGTCGATGAAGTGGTGTGCGGGTTAGGCCGAACAGGCGCTTGGTTTGGCTACCAGCACTACGGGATCAAGCCTGATATTGTCACTATGGCAAAGGGGGTTGCCTCTGCCTATGCCGCCATATCCTGCACCGTGGTGACTGAAGAGGTATTCAATTTCTTTGCCGAAGAGCCGCTCGAGCGCGAGAGTTTCTTCCGTGATATCAGCACTTATGGCGGCTGCACTGCCGGCCCAGCGGCGGCATTGGAAAATTTGAATATCATTGAGCAGGAAAACCTGGTCGAGAATGCCGCCCATATGGGCGAGTATCTGCGTGCCCAGCTGGAAGTGCTCAAGGCTCGTTTCCCGCTGATTGGTGATGTCAGGGGTAAGGGTTTGTTCCTCGGCTTAGAGTTGGTTGAAGACCCTGTTACCAAACAGCCGGTAAATGAGAACGTTGTTATGCAGGTGGTCGTTCTGTGTGCCAAGCACGGGGTATTGATCGGCAGGACGAACCGCTCATTCCGTCTCTATAACAATACCCTGTGTTTGAGCCCGATGCTGACTCTTACTCGTGATGAAGCCGATAGCATTATATTGGCCCTAGACAGAGCATTCACAGAATTGGCCCTATAA
- a CDS encoding putative transcriptional regulator (COG1167), with product MKSEHLIHIQFSPERSLQEQIREHLLEKINDGFFSDKALPSCRKLATMLRVSRNTVVLVYDRLVDEGYLLSHQRSGYFVNPASSSLPPLSPSSLPSNGARPAQFWYNRIKPELSQQRNIEKPSDWQQYPYPFIFGQPDHSLFPLNHWRECGRLAQRASVIKDWISDSIDSDDPALVKQIQSNVLSKRGIHARPEQILITIGTQNSLYLLASLLSNGTTTIGVEDPGYPDARNIFASHGAAIQPLPIDQQGLTLNPSLYRCDYVYTTPSHQVPTNVTMSMARRKALLEAAESHDLVIIEDDYDSEVNLIAEPLPSLKSLDDSGRVIYVGSLSKSLSPGLRVGFMVADEALITAARQLRRLMYRHPPSNNQRTCALFISMGYYDTYLRKLRSHYSEKWQIMRQSIEAYLPQCITNQTLGGSAFWLKLPDGVCAQSLQYQARQAGVLIEDGDVHFLTPHNQSQGFIRLGFFAIPENKIEPGIRKLAEIIAQLSPQKS from the coding sequence ATGAAAAGTGAGCACTTAATCCACATTCAATTTTCACCCGAGCGTAGCCTCCAGGAACAAATTCGTGAACACCTACTGGAAAAAATCAATGATGGCTTTTTCAGTGACAAAGCCCTTCCCTCTTGCCGCAAACTAGCAACAATGCTGAGGGTGTCACGCAACACGGTAGTACTGGTTTATGATCGGTTGGTTGATGAGGGTTACCTATTATCCCACCAGCGAAGCGGGTATTTTGTTAATCCGGCCAGCTCATCTCTTCCACCTCTATCTCCTTCTTCGCTGCCCAGTAACGGAGCGCGCCCTGCACAGTTTTGGTACAACCGGATAAAGCCAGAACTCAGTCAACAACGCAATATCGAAAAGCCCAGCGATTGGCAGCAATACCCTTACCCTTTCATTTTCGGCCAACCAGACCATTCGCTATTCCCTCTCAACCATTGGCGCGAGTGTGGCCGACTGGCCCAACGTGCCAGCGTGATCAAAGACTGGATTTCCGACTCAATAGACAGTGACGATCCCGCCCTGGTGAAACAGATCCAAAGCAATGTCCTGAGCAAACGGGGGATCCATGCTAGGCCCGAGCAGATCCTTATCACGATAGGAACCCAAAACTCCCTATACCTGCTGGCAAGCCTCCTCTCCAATGGCACCACAACCATCGGCGTGGAAGATCCCGGTTACCCGGATGCACGTAATATTTTTGCCAGTCACGGGGCCGCTATCCAACCTCTGCCCATCGACCAGCAGGGGTTGACTCTCAACCCCAGCCTATATCGCTGTGACTATGTTTATACGACGCCCAGCCATCAGGTGCCAACCAATGTCACCATGTCCATGGCTAGGCGCAAAGCGCTGTTGGAGGCCGCGGAAAGCCATGATTTGGTGATTATCGAGGACGATTATGACAGTGAAGTCAACCTTATCGCCGAGCCACTTCCCTCCCTGAAAAGCCTCGATGACAGTGGCAGGGTCATTTACGTTGGTAGCCTGTCCAAATCCCTGTCACCCGGTTTGAGGGTTGGCTTTATGGTCGCCGATGAGGCTTTGATCACTGCAGCCAGACAGCTCAGACGCCTGATGTACCGGCATCCTCCCTCCAATAACCAGCGTACCTGCGCACTGTTTATATCGATGGGCTATTACGATACTTACCTGCGCAAACTACGCAGCCATTACAGCGAAAAATGGCAAATCATGCGCCAAAGCATAGAAGCTTACCTGCCACAATGTATAACCAACCAGACGCTCGGAGGGAGTGCTTTCTGGCTAAAGCTCCCCGACGGGGTCTGTGCCCAATCACTCCAGTACCAAGCCAGACAGGCCGGGGTTTTGATTGAAGATGGGGATGTCCATTTTTTAACGCCACATAACCAAAGCCAGGGCTTCATCCGCCTGGGTTTCTTTGCCATCCCGGAAAATAAAATTGAACCTGGGATCCGCAAACTTGCGGAAATTATTGCGCAACTGTCCCCACAAAAATCATGA
- a CDS encoding short-chain dehydrogenase/reductase SDR (COG4221), whose translation MARPTVFITGATSGFGLATARYFAQEGYALIITGRREERLRKLADELSQLAPVHFAAMDVRHIEQVQQTISELPLPFKNIEVLVNNAGLALGASSADQAKLSDWHTMIETNVTGLVNVTHALLPILKQQPKASIINLASIAANWAYPGSHVYGASKAFVAQFSRNLRSDFAGTGIRVTSLEPGLSESEFSLVRFNGDQAKYNAIYEQTNPLQPEDIAEIIGWIAQQPAHININSLEVMPTSQAWDNFKVIKQNTNNIIA comes from the coding sequence ATGGCTCGACCAACCGTCTTTATCACAGGGGCAACCTCAGGTTTTGGGCTTGCTACCGCCCGCTATTTTGCCCAGGAAGGTTACGCGTTAATCATTACCGGGCGCCGGGAAGAGCGCCTCAGAAAACTGGCAGATGAACTCTCTCAATTGGCCCCTGTGCATTTTGCGGCTATGGATGTTCGACATATCGAGCAAGTCCAGCAGACCATCAGCGAACTTCCCTTGCCATTCAAAAACATCGAGGTTTTAGTCAACAACGCCGGCCTAGCCTTAGGGGCATCATCAGCCGATCAAGCCAAACTCAGTGACTGGCATACCATGATTGAAACCAATGTAACCGGCCTTGTTAATGTCACCCATGCCTTGCTGCCAATTCTCAAGCAGCAACCCAAAGCAAGCATCATTAACCTTGCCAGCATTGCGGCCAATTGGGCGTACCCCGGCAGCCATGTTTACGGTGCCAGCAAGGCTTTCGTCGCCCAGTTCAGCCGTAATCTACGCAGTGATTTTGCTGGAACCGGAATTCGGGTTACCAGCTTGGAGCCAGGACTGTCCGAAAGCGAGTTCAGCCTAGTCCGGTTCAACGGCGACCAAGCCAAGTACAACGCCATCTATGAGCAAACCAACCCGCTGCAACCCGAAGACATTGCGGAGATCATTGGCTGGATCGCCCAGCAGCCCGCCCACATCAACATCAATAGCCTTGAAGTCATGCCTACATCGCAAGCCTGGGACAACTTCAAGGTCATCAAACAAAATACAAACAATATTATTGCTTAA
- a CDS encoding ABC transporter for nitrate/sulfonate/bicarbonate ATP-binding protein (COG4525), with translation MDKDKVLEIHDVSVVYDDRNGGEPVTALSGVNLKIEQGDLVVALGASGCGKTTLLNLMAGFIQPSAGYLTLGNSEVEGLPRVTMGRDIGDQIVGPGAERGVVFQKHALFPWLNVIENTAFGLKLQGVPEQERLERAAKYLKLVGLEDFHQHKVYQLSGGMQQRVGIARALTNDPSILLLDEPLGALDALTRETLQELLLDAWQATNKMMFFITHSVEEALFMASRLIVMSPRPGRITHSFELDFNRRFLACRDARAVKSMPDFIEMREKILSIIHQDEKPEVAA, from the coding sequence ATGGACAAGGATAAAGTGCTGGAAATTCATGATGTGTCTGTGGTTTACGATGATCGTAACGGGGGAGAGCCCGTGACCGCGTTATCAGGTGTGAATTTGAAAATCGAGCAGGGTGACTTGGTGGTTGCATTGGGAGCCTCAGGTTGCGGTAAAACGACATTGCTGAACTTGATGGCCGGTTTCATCCAGCCATCAGCAGGCTACCTCACACTGGGTAATTCTGAGGTCGAGGGGTTACCACGGGTCACAATGGGACGGGATATCGGTGACCAAATTGTTGGCCCTGGTGCTGAACGAGGAGTGGTATTCCAAAAGCATGCGCTTTTCCCCTGGCTAAATGTTATTGAAAACACCGCTTTTGGTTTGAAACTGCAAGGGGTTCCCGAACAGGAGCGACTGGAGCGGGCAGCGAAATACCTCAAATTGGTTGGCTTAGAGGATTTCCACCAGCATAAGGTTTACCAGCTCTCCGGCGGCATGCAGCAGCGGGTGGGCATCGCTAGGGCGCTGACAAACGATCCCAGTATCCTGCTGCTTGATGAGCCTTTGGGGGCGTTGGATGCTTTGACCCGTGAAACCTTGCAGGAGCTGCTGCTTGATGCCTGGCAGGCGACCAACAAAATGATGTTCTTCATTACCCACAGTGTGGAGGAAGCATTGTTTATGGCCTCGAGGCTGATCGTCATGTCCCCCCGTCCCGGAAGGATCACCCATAGCTTTGAGCTGGATTTCAACCGCCGCTTTTTGGCGTGCCGAGACGCGCGGGCCGTCAAATCGATGCCGGACTTTATTGAGATGCGGGAAAAAATCCTGTCGATCATTCACCAAGATGAAAAGCCGGAGGTTGCAGCATGA
- a CDS encoding hypothetical protein (COG0730), protein MFISVSIPLVLFIAAFIRGYTGFGFSAIAILVLTLYYPVAETVPAVLLMDLLISLPLVAKSWDNTDFHALRRILLATMAGIPVGLALLHWLPEPSLQLLVPATILAMALLPKLNLTLAQKAIASPVLCGVMSGWTTSAVSSGGAPVVIHLRYSGLSAGKQRDTLICYFFLTTCMAVGLGYGLNKSFSLIPDAPVALLAISLIGVLIGQHLFIRRHIAAIQHGAYYLLISLSGWMLLHAACQPWLLG, encoded by the coding sequence GTGTTTATCTCAGTTAGCATACCTTTAGTGCTCTTTATTGCTGCTTTTATCCGCGGCTATACCGGTTTTGGCTTTTCCGCCATCGCGATTTTGGTGCTTACGCTGTATTACCCAGTCGCAGAAACTGTTCCGGCGGTGTTGCTGATGGATTTGTTGATCAGCTTACCCTTGGTGGCTAAAAGCTGGGACAACACCGATTTTCATGCCCTTCGCCGAATTTTACTGGCGACGATGGCGGGAATACCTGTCGGCCTCGCGTTACTTCATTGGCTGCCAGAACCTAGTTTGCAGCTGTTGGTGCCAGCCACCATTCTCGCAATGGCGCTATTGCCCAAGCTGAACCTTACGCTGGCACAAAAGGCCATTGCCTCACCGGTTTTGTGCGGCGTAATGTCAGGCTGGACAACCAGCGCTGTCTCGTCTGGTGGCGCGCCGGTTGTGATTCACTTGCGCTACAGCGGCCTATCAGCAGGTAAGCAACGAGATACATTGATTTGTTATTTCTTTCTCACGACCTGTATGGCTGTCGGTTTGGGGTATGGGCTAAATAAATCCTTTTCCCTGATACCCGATGCCCCGGTCGCCTTACTGGCCATTTCGCTGATTGGCGTCTTGATTGGCCAACACTTATTTATTCGCAGGCATATTGCCGCCATCCAGCATGGCGCCTATTACCTGCTGATTTCACTCTCGGGCTGGATGCTATTACACGCAGCATGCCAACCTTGGCTTTTAGGTTAA
- a CDS encoding alanine dehydrogenase (COG0686): MKIGVPKEIKVHEYRVGMTPASVREVCAQGHTVFVESTAGMGIGCCDEEYKKAGAVILPDADAVFEAAEMIVKVKEPLAVERARLRPGQLLFTYLHLAPDMAQTEDLLASDAVCIAYETVTGPNNSLPLLAPMSEVAGRMSIQAGAACLEKSQGGIGLLLGGVAGVAPAKVTIIGGGVVGSNAAQMAVGLGAETTILDNNIDTLRKLNVQFGSSVKTVYSNQQNLEDAVVGADLVIGGVLIPGAAAPKLVTEAMVQAMRPGSALVDVAIDQGGCFATSRVTTHDEPTYIVDDVVHYCVGNMPGALARTSAFALNNATLPYILRLANLGYKRALQADQHLKNGLNVIHGKVTNESVANSLDLSFISQDKALAVA; this comes from the coding sequence ATGAAAATTGGCGTACCTAAGGAAATCAAAGTCCATGAATACCGTGTCGGCATGACCCCGGCCAGCGTCCGTGAGGTCTGTGCCCAGGGCCATACGGTTTTCGTTGAAAGCACTGCCGGCATGGGCATTGGCTGCTGCGATGAAGAATACAAAAAAGCAGGGGCAGTGATTCTGCCCGATGCCGACGCAGTATTCGAAGCTGCCGAGATGATCGTCAAGGTCAAGGAGCCCTTGGCTGTAGAGCGCGCCCGCCTTCGCCCAGGGCAACTTCTCTTTACCTACCTGCACCTTGCCCCGGATATGGCGCAAACAGAAGACCTGCTTGCCAGTGACGCGGTCTGCATTGCTTATGAGACCGTAACAGGCCCGAACAACAGCCTACCTTTGCTGGCACCAATGTCAGAAGTGGCGGGCCGAATGTCCATCCAGGCTGGTGCCGCCTGCTTGGAGAAATCACAGGGTGGGATCGGTCTGCTGCTAGGCGGTGTTGCCGGTGTTGCCCCAGCTAAAGTGACTATTATTGGTGGCGGCGTGGTTGGATCCAATGCCGCTCAAATGGCGGTTGGCCTCGGCGCTGAAACGACCATTTTGGACAACAACATTGATACCCTGCGTAAACTCAACGTTCAATTTGGCTCAAGCGTGAAAACCGTCTACTCGAACCAGCAGAACCTTGAAGATGCGGTAGTTGGCGCGGATTTAGTCATTGGTGGGGTGCTGATACCTGGCGCCGCAGCGCCTAAGTTGGTCACTGAAGCTATGGTGCAAGCAATGCGCCCAGGCTCGGCCTTGGTTGACGTGGCAATTGATCAGGGGGGCTGTTTTGCCACCTCAAGGGTCACCACCCATGATGAACCCACTTACATTGTTGATGATGTGGTGCATTACTGCGTCGGTAATATGCCAGGAGCTCTCGCCCGTACCTCGGCCTTTGCCCTCAACAATGCGACCCTACCCTATATTCTCCGCCTGGCAAACCTTGGCTACAAGCGCGCCCTGCAGGCCGATCAGCACCTCAAGAATGGCTTGAATGTCATCCACGGCAAGGTGACCAATGAAAGTGTTGCCAATAGCCTGGACTTATCTTTTATCTCCCAAGATAAAGCATTGGCTGTCGCATAA
- a CDS encoding hypothetical protein (COG0161): MSHVFHRHCHTPLPTVVSGHGIYLSDSDGKLYLDGCGGAAVSNLGHNHQRVKAAIAQQLGAIPYAHSGFFTSNSSEQLAKRLAELAPDALKHTYFVSGGSEAVEAALKMARQYFVEKGKPQKSQFIARRQSYHGNTLGALSVGGNEWRREPFRPILSAAHHIAPCYAYRDQQPGESELAYSMRVANELEQKILELGADNVMAFIAEPVVGATAGALPATEGYFKRIREICDTYDVLLILDEVMCGIGRTGTFFAFEQEVIVPDIVTVAKGLGAGYQPIGATIVHDDIYQAIASGSGFFQHGHTFMGHPMACAAALATIDTIIEDSLLDKVRLRGKQLLSKLNDTLGPLPYVGDIRGKGLFIGIELVANKQSKAPLPSCSQAHEAIKTVAMNNGLMCYPMAGTIDGKAGHHILLAPPFIIEEHQLDELVSKLHASLLQASAQWM; encoded by the coding sequence ATGAGCCATGTTTTCCACCGCCACTGCCATACCCCGCTTCCCACAGTAGTTAGCGGGCATGGGATATACCTGTCCGACAGCGACGGAAAGCTATACCTCGATGGCTGCGGCGGTGCCGCCGTCTCTAATTTGGGCCATAACCACCAGCGGGTAAAAGCCGCAATCGCCCAACAACTTGGGGCTATTCCCTACGCCCATTCCGGTTTTTTCACCAGCAATAGCAGTGAGCAACTCGCCAAACGACTGGCAGAACTCGCACCCGATGCTTTGAAACACACTTACTTTGTCAGCGGCGGCTCCGAAGCGGTAGAAGCGGCGCTGAAAATGGCGCGGCAATACTTTGTCGAGAAGGGAAAGCCGCAGAAAAGCCAGTTCATCGCCCGGCGCCAGAGCTATCACGGCAATACCCTCGGTGCACTTTCGGTCGGCGGCAACGAATGGCGGCGCGAACCTTTCAGGCCGATACTCTCGGCAGCCCACCATATCGCCCCTTGCTATGCCTACCGTGATCAGCAGCCGGGAGAATCAGAGCTGGCCTACAGCATGAGGGTAGCGAATGAGCTAGAGCAAAAGATCCTTGAGCTGGGAGCCGACAACGTAATGGCATTCATTGCCGAGCCCGTGGTCGGTGCAACCGCTGGGGCCCTGCCTGCTACTGAAGGCTATTTCAAGCGGATCAGGGAGATTTGCGACACCTATGATGTATTACTGATCCTTGATGAAGTGATGTGCGGTATCGGTCGGACCGGCACCTTTTTCGCCTTTGAGCAGGAAGTTATCGTGCCTGATATTGTCACTGTCGCCAAAGGGCTTGGCGCAGGCTACCAGCCTATCGGTGCAACTATTGTCCATGACGATATCTACCAGGCGATCGCCTCAGGATCTGGCTTCTTCCAACATGGTCACACTTTTATGGGTCACCCGATGGCGTGTGCAGCGGCCCTGGCAACTATCGATACCATTATCGAAGACAGCCTACTCGACAAGGTCAGGCTGCGTGGTAAGCAACTTTTGTCAAAGCTCAACGACACACTTGGGCCACTGCCCTATGTCGGCGATATCCGTGGGAAGGGCTTGTTTATTGGTATTGAGTTAGTCGCAAACAAACAGTCGAAAGCCCCCCTTCCCAGCTGTTCGCAGGCCCACGAAGCCATTAAAACAGTCGCCATGAACAACGGGCTGATGTGCTACCCCATGGCTGGGACAATCGACGGTAAAGCCGGCCACCATATTTTGTTGGCACCGCCTTTCATTATTGAAGAACACCAGCTTGATGAGCTGGTCAGCAAATTACACGCCTCACTGCTCCAGGCTTCGGCACAATGGATGTAG
- a CDS encoding hypothetical protein (COG3246): protein MQQTPSVVQSAIIVAPNGARKTKTDHPALPMKQQEIIDEVIACRDAGAAMVHLHARDKSGKHSLEIEDNLHLYHGLKARVGESIIVQLTTEAIGQYSPAQQMALINEVRPEAASLALSELLADGYGPDTALLDKASAFFHHVAEQGIIAQYILYSPRDLERYFTLLDQGLLPTSNHHLLLVLGRYDKHQTASPQDLPPFLQERLFSHGKRWAVCAFGKYEHLCLTASMIMGGDIRVGFENNHVNHLGTLASSNAQQVANLAETAKQLGLAPLDAYYFRQLLTA from the coding sequence ATGCAGCAAACACCGTCAGTCGTTCAATCGGCCATTATTGTGGCTCCCAACGGGGCAAGGAAAACCAAAACCGATCACCCTGCCCTACCAATGAAGCAGCAGGAAATCATTGATGAGGTTATCGCCTGCCGCGACGCGGGGGCGGCCATGGTGCACCTCCATGCCAGGGATAAAAGCGGCAAACACTCCTTGGAGATCGAAGATAACCTCCACCTATACCATGGCCTCAAAGCACGGGTTGGTGAGAGTATTATTGTCCAGCTGACCACCGAAGCCATCGGGCAATATTCCCCCGCCCAACAAATGGCCTTGATCAATGAGGTCAGGCCGGAAGCGGCTTCTTTGGCTCTGAGCGAGTTGCTCGCCGACGGTTACGGCCCAGATACAGCACTGCTAGATAAGGCGAGCGCCTTTTTTCACCATGTTGCTGAACAGGGGATCATCGCCCAGTACATTCTCTACAGCCCGCGAGATCTCGAGCGTTATTTTACCCTGCTGGATCAAGGGCTGCTGCCAACAAGCAACCACCACTTACTGCTGGTGCTCGGTCGCTACGACAAACACCAAACCGCCTCGCCGCAAGATCTGCCACCTTTTTTACAGGAGCGTCTGTTCAGCCATGGCAAGCGCTGGGCTGTCTGCGCGTTCGGAAAATATGAACACCTTTGCCTGACAGCGTCTATGATTATGGGTGGAGATATTCGAGTTGGCTTTGAAAATAATCATGTTAATCATCTAGGTACATTAGCCTCAAGCAACGCACAACAAGTGGCTAACCTTGCCGAAACCGCCAAGCAACTTGGTCTGGCGCCCCTTGACGCTTACTATTTTCGCCAGCTCCTCACTGCCTAG
- a CDS encoding taurine ABC transporter, periplasmic binding protein (COG4521), whose amino-acid sequence MTRNTTFFGMKELALVGVMAATLSSPAMAAKEVTIGYQGMFNPMKYAIDQKLFEDATGYSIKWRKFDSGARAITAMASGAVDMTVAGSSPIASAASNGIDMELVWVMENIADAEALVVRKGSGISSPSDLKGKTLGVPFVSTTHFHMLFALEQFGLTEKDVKLVNMQPGAIVAAWQRGDIDGAFIWDPALGTIKQDGEVLITSKQLSAWGKPTFDGLIASKSFTQSHSGFVTEFLTVLAKTDEEYRSNKEGFSADHPIAVSVAKLTGGKASNVPEAMSLYEFPTVDDQLSCQWLGCEAQGGAVKALEATSQFLLQEKKISGLQPDYSVFVNPSYAAQIEL is encoded by the coding sequence ATGACTCGTAACACGACATTTTTCGGGATGAAAGAATTAGCTTTGGTGGGCGTTATGGCAGCAACGCTATCGAGCCCAGCAATGGCAGCGAAAGAGGTAACTATCGGCTATCAGGGGATGTTTAACCCGATGAAATATGCCATTGACCAGAAGTTGTTTGAAGACGCTACCGGCTATTCAATCAAGTGGCGCAAGTTTGACTCGGGGGCCAGAGCAATAACGGCAATGGCTTCGGGGGCGGTCGATATGACCGTTGCTGGCTCGAGTCCCATCGCCAGTGCTGCCAGTAACGGTATTGATATGGAGTTGGTATGGGTGATGGAAAACATCGCCGATGCCGAGGCTCTGGTCGTTCGCAAGGGCAGTGGTATCTCTTCACCTTCCGATCTTAAAGGCAAAACGCTCGGCGTTCCTTTTGTTTCAACGACACACTTCCACATGCTGTTCGCGCTGGAGCAATTTGGTTTAACTGAGAAGGATGTCAAGCTGGTCAACATGCAGCCCGGTGCGATAGTAGCCGCCTGGCAGCGGGGTGATATTGATGGTGCATTTATCTGGGATCCTGCGCTTGGCACCATTAAGCAAGATGGCGAGGTGTTGATCACTTCCAAGCAGCTGAGTGCGTGGGGCAAGCCGACCTTTGACGGGCTGATCGCCAGTAAGTCCTTTACCCAAAGCCATAGCGGCTTTGTCACAGAGTTCCTAACCGTTCTCGCCAAGACGGACGAAGAATACCGTTCAAACAAAGAAGGCTTTTCGGCTGACCACCCAATCGCTGTCTCGGTAGCAAAGCTTACCGGTGGGAAAGCAAGCAATGTCCCCGAGGCTATGAGCCTCTATGAATTCCCAACTGTTGACGATCAGTTGTCATGCCAGTGGTTAGGCTGTGAAGCCCAGGGCGGAGCAGTAAAAGCGCTGGAGGCGACCTCTCAGTTCCTGTTGCAGGAGAAAAAAATCTCTGGTTTGCAGCCTGACTACAGTGTTTTCGTCAATCCGAGCTATGCCGCGCAAATAGAGCTGTAA